TCTCGAAGGTCACCATCCACCCGTTCCTCCTCCAGTCGAACCGGACCGAGCGCGCGGACGGGGCGGCGTGGGAGAAGATCAAGGAGCTCCTGACGACGCTGAGCGCCGAGCTCGATCCGAAGGTTCCGCTCGCGGTCGAGGGAAGGACCCTGGTGCTGCGCCTCCAGCCGGAAAAGCGCCCGCACGCGCGCAAGTCCGATCCCGAGAAGGTGCACGCCGCGGGCTCGTCGCGGACGGTCCCCGAGCCGTTCCGATCGCGCAAGACCGACGTCGTGCTCGCGTCGGAGCCCGGGTGGGCCGCGAAGTTCGCGGACGTGGAGCTGGACAACGGAGTCGTCATCCTCGGCGGGCGGAGCTCGGACGCCGTCAGGCCGCGCAACGCGTTCGTCGCCGAGATCGCGCTCGAGGTGTCCGGCACGCCCGAGGGCGGCCGGTGGGAGGCGACGATCAAGGCCGTTCAGCGCGGCGGCGACGGGCGCTTCGTGTGGTCGCACCCGATCGCGGACGGCACGTGGATCACGGCGCTCTGGGAGAAGGGGCAGATCGTCGTCGACCGCACGCTCGTGCGCTCCACGGGCAAGGTCGAGGGCGTGTACGATCTCTCCTGGCGCATGGAGAACCTGAAGACGCGCAAGTTCGCCCGCCCGGTCGACGCGGCCAAGGGCGACGACGACGGGTTCGTCCGGATCGGCGAGATCGAGCTCAAGCGCAAGGGCATCCCGGACGGCCCCGCGGGTGTCGCCTGGGACGGGTGGCTGCCCAAGAGCGAGGAGTTCGACCCCGAGAGGTTCGAGGAGGCCCTCGAGGCCGACGCCGCGCTGTCCCCCCTCGCGATCGCGGGGATCGCCGCCTCGGCCGTGCTCGCCCTCGCGATCGGGATCTTCCTCGTCGTCCGCGTGCGGCGCAGGAGAGGCCGATCCCGTTGACGACCGACCGGTCGTGAACTACCGTCCCGGCATGTCGAACATCACCTACAAGGAAGCCGGAGTGGACATCGACGCGGGCGACGAGCTCGTCGACCGGATCGGTCCCGCCGTGAAGCGCACGATGCGGCCCGAGGTGCTCGCCGGTGTGGGCGGCTTCGCGTCGCTCGTCGCGCTGCCGAAGGGCTACAAGGAGCCGCTGCTCGTCGCTGGCACGGACGGCGTCGGCACCAAGCTGAAGATCGCGTTCGCGATGAACGACCACCGCAC
The nucleotide sequence above comes from Pseudomonadota bacterium. Encoded proteins:
- a CDS encoding CapA family protein; protein product: MKKISPWIAAFTIAAAIAPGSADAAGKSYTMFAGGDVNLGRWVPQKISEVGPKWAFEAVSDLTSGADVAIVNLECVVSTRGRFWDKGEHRPFLYRARPELLDVLAEAGIDVVTVANNHAMDFGPDALLEELELLEATGIAGAGAGKNAEAAAQPTYVKVGDLVVAFIALETEFPVFAATDDRPGIFHALVVAPALEALEKPVAEAREHADLVVFSPHWGDNWTERPTVEIKELAHAVIDLGVDGVLGHSAHHIHGVEVYKGKPIIYDMGSLFFDTIGQGRMRYSAGYVLEFDARGFSKVTIHPFLLQSNRTERADGAAWEKIKELLTTLSAELDPKVPLAVEGRTLVLRLQPEKRPHARKSDPEKVHAAGSSRTVPEPFRSRKTDVVLASEPGWAAKFADVELDNGVVILGGRSSDAVRPRNAFVAEIALEVSGTPEGGRWEATIKAVQRGGDGRFVWSHPIADGTWITALWEKGQIVVDRTLVRSTGKVEGVYDLSWRMENLKTRKFARPVDAAKGDDDGFVRIGEIELKRKGIPDGPAGVAWDGWLPKSEEFDPERFEEALEADAALSPLAIAGIAASAVLALAIGIFLVVRVRRRRGRSR